A single window of Synechococcus sp. C9 DNA harbors:
- a CDS encoding FkbM family methyltransferase, producing the protein MLEPKLLTSELKILLSWESNPNQVAPIRFSKNQVTLCTQQVKIDENIPKFINTINVDAFTPVGEPYDIYEFVQKNIVDRHGFDLIVVTISGWQLNLPYNLEAFQCPTVAIVLDTHHGYSKSISDILTYLHLEKYDYICFPYCRQHMHWFYACGFDNIGWFPLITMTTFSHEFIRERENKAVFICGNPYLHPYRGHIIDAVNDVTKESSLVFEVGTYDRSASAKIYASSLISLNCSLNGDLNLRNLEVVSAGGFLLTDKISPQSGFDRLLKPRQDCDVYSCKEELIEKIFWYLSHPEETISMAQNAYTKFYEYLHPNYRINDLYRWIFESNASSFFLTDHDPRFEISKQYAELLEVRLEIYQQIQELHRLQDKIHILVAEDCPIIFAIDFVDLSRAVIYVHKQTEEKLTMIENAGVSSQIHWIDDLDISTNSKWDAYIFSSNSVPVQSKFPICLDENHRIIYSSLEKTASLKNLNWPTKQGNYYSITYVSDGASEYVINEINNGCYPILDFIDDVSVVVDIGANIGLSATHFRVNYPHARIYCFEPDPFAFLLLQDNARKLRNCYTFPIGLYSDNVSKKFYTGESSVHSSIHANSLASRYITIELKQADTFLLENNIKYIDILKVDTEGCEVEILRSIMNCNFEIKVIYLEFHSEEDRRLIDQLLAPKYLLWEGSIICAHRGNLCYVRRDLSPKGILGIEELK; encoded by the coding sequence ATGTTAGAGCCTAAATTATTGACAAGTGAGTTAAAAATATTATTAAGCTGGGAGTCTAATCCAAATCAGGTAGCACCAATTAGGTTTTCTAAAAATCAAGTTACGCTTTGTACCCAACAGGTTAAAATTGACGAAAATATACCTAAATTTATAAATACAATAAATGTAGATGCTTTCACCCCCGTGGGAGAACCCTATGACATTTATGAGTTTGTTCAAAAAAATATTGTTGATAGGCATGGCTTTGATTTGATTGTGGTTACAATTTCTGGATGGCAGCTTAATCTGCCCTATAATCTTGAAGCCTTTCAATGCCCGACTGTAGCTATCGTTTTAGATACTCATCATGGTTATTCCAAATCTATTAGCGATATTCTAACCTATCTACACTTGGAAAAGTATGACTATATTTGTTTTCCTTATTGTAGGCAACATATGCACTGGTTCTATGCCTGTGGTTTTGATAATATAGGATGGTTTCCTTTGATTACAATGACTACATTTTCGCATGAATTTATCAGAGAACGGGAGAACAAAGCAGTATTCATTTGTGGTAATCCTTATTTACATCCCTATCGAGGACATATCATTGATGCGGTTAACGATGTAACAAAAGAATCGTCTTTAGTGTTTGAAGTAGGAACTTATGATAGAAGTGCATCTGCCAAAATCTATGCGAGTTCTTTGATTTCCTTAAACTGTAGTCTCAATGGCGACTTGAATCTCCGCAATTTGGAAGTCGTTTCTGCTGGGGGTTTTCTACTCACAGATAAAATTTCACCTCAGTCTGGGTTTGATAGGCTTCTTAAGCCGAGACAAGATTGTGATGTTTACTCTTGTAAGGAGGAGTTAATAGAGAAAATTTTCTGGTATCTTAGTCATCCAGAAGAAACTATCTCTATGGCACAAAATGCCTATACTAAATTTTATGAATATTTGCATCCCAATTATAGAATTAATGACTTATATAGATGGATATTTGAAAGTAATGCCTCTAGCTTTTTTTTGACAGATCATGACCCTCGCTTTGAAATAAGCAAACAATATGCAGAACTGCTAGAAGTTCGCCTGGAAATCTATCAACAGATTCAAGAATTACACCGACTTCAAGATAAGATTCATATTTTAGTTGCTGAAGATTGTCCTATTATTTTTGCTATTGATTTCGTTGATCTTTCCAGAGCCGTGATTTATGTACATAAGCAAACCGAAGAAAAACTCACAATGATTGAAAATGCGGGCGTAAGTTCACAAATTCACTGGATTGACGATTTGGATATTAGTACTAATTCAAAATGGGATGCGTACATATTTAGTAGTAATTCAGTCCCGGTGCAGTCAAAATTTCCAATTTGCTTAGATGAAAACCATCGGATCATTTATTCAAGTTTAGAAAAAACAGCTAGTCTCAAAAATTTAAATTGGCCTACCAAACAAGGGAATTATTATAGTATAACTTATGTTTCTGATGGTGCTTCAGAATATGTCATCAATGAGATCAATAATGGTTGTTATCCGATTTTGGATTTTATTGATGATGTTAGTGTAGTTGTTGATATTGGTGCCAATATCGGTTTATCTGCCACTCACTTTCGAGTCAACTATCCTCACGCTAGGATATATTGTTTTGAACCTGATCCATTTGCCTTTCTGCTACTCCAAGACAACGCCCGTAAACTCAGAAATTGTTATACTTTCCCCATCGGTTTGTATAGTGATAATGTGAGCAAAAAATTTTATACAGGCGAGAGTTCTGTACATAGTTCTATCCATGCAAATTCTCTTGCTTCTCGATACATTACCATCGAACTCAAACAAGCAGACACATTCTTGTTGGAAAATAATATAAAATATATTGACATCCTTAAAGTAGATACTGAAGGCTGTGAAGTCGAGATTTTGAGAAGTATCATGAACTGTAATTTTGAAATTAAAGTAATCTACTTAGAATTTCATTCTGAAGAGGATCGCCGACTAATTGATCAATTATTGGCACCGAAGTATTTATTGTGGGAAGGGTCAATAATATGTGCCCACAGAGGTAATCTATGTTATGTCAGAAGGGATTTATCACCCAAAGGGATATTGGGAATAGAAGAACTGAAGTAA
- the murJ gene encoding murein biosynthesis integral membrane protein MurJ → MTRSLARIAGLVAVATILSKILGLFREQAIAAAFGVGVVADAYSYAYVIPGFLLILLGGINGPFHSAIVSVVSKYEEREAAVIVETVLTWVTVFLVVLSVGMVVGAEPLIQLVAPGLNQSETGQITQTIAVAQLQILAPLAVLAGWIGIGFGVLTARDQYWLPSISPIFSSVSVLLGLGGAWLWLGNRLWQTEFSLLGGQVLAGSILCGGVAQWLVQLRPQAKMGIYWGRLRWNWRHPGVQSVLNVLLPATFASGMLHINVYVDLQFASYLPQAAAALGYANLLVQAPLGILSNMILVPYLPLFSRLADPEDWPELTQRIRQSLVLVALVMLPLGVLLAVLALPIVRLVYERYAFDGEASQLVGEILAAYGVGMFVYLGRDVLVRVFYALGDGDTPFRLSVLGIGLNAGLNWLLVREMGAPGLALATAGVNLVTFIGLLILLHYKLQGLPWRSWLGVLVQIMLASGLAGAVAWGLWHWGEAVLGTFLGLVVAGSAGLLVFAGAILMCQIPETVLLTDKILSRWPGRR, encoded by the coding sequence ATGACTCGTTCCTTGGCTCGAATTGCCGGGTTGGTGGCGGTGGCGACGATTTTGAGTAAAATTCTAGGACTATTTCGGGAACAGGCGATTGCGGCGGCATTTGGAGTGGGGGTGGTGGCGGATGCCTACAGTTATGCCTATGTGATTCCAGGGTTTCTGTTAATTCTTTTGGGAGGGATCAATGGACCGTTCCACAGTGCCATTGTCAGCGTGGTGAGCAAGTATGAGGAACGGGAAGCGGCGGTGATCGTGGAAACGGTGTTGACCTGGGTGACGGTGTTTTTGGTGGTGCTGAGTGTGGGGATGGTGGTGGGGGCTGAGCCGCTGATTCAGTTGGTAGCTCCGGGGTTGAATCAAAGTGAGACGGGGCAAATTACCCAAACGATTGCGGTGGCGCAGTTGCAAATCCTGGCTCCCTTGGCGGTGCTGGCGGGCTGGATTGGCATTGGGTTTGGGGTGTTGACGGCACGGGATCAGTATTGGTTGCCGTCCATTAGTCCGATTTTTTCGAGTGTGAGTGTACTGCTGGGGTTGGGGGGGGCGTGGCTCTGGCTGGGGAATCGGCTCTGGCAGACAGAGTTTAGCCTGTTGGGGGGGCAGGTGTTGGCGGGGAGTATCCTGTGCGGGGGGGTGGCGCAGTGGTTGGTGCAGTTGCGACCTCAAGCAAAAATGGGAATTTATTGGGGGCGGTTGCGCTGGAATTGGCGACATCCAGGGGTGCAATCTGTACTGAATGTGTTATTACCTGCGACCTTTGCTTCGGGGATGTTGCATATCAATGTGTATGTGGATTTGCAATTTGCGTCCTATCTGCCGCAGGCGGCGGCGGCATTGGGTTATGCCAATTTGCTGGTGCAGGCTCCCCTGGGGATTTTGTCCAATATGATTTTGGTGCCCTATTTGCCCTTGTTTTCCCGGTTGGCTGACCCCGAGGATTGGCCGGAGTTGACCCAACGGATTCGCCAAAGTTTGGTATTGGTGGCTCTGGTGATGCTCCCTTTGGGGGTTTTGTTGGCGGTGCTGGCTTTGCCAATTGTACGGCTGGTGTATGAACGCTATGCCTTTGATGGGGAGGCTTCCCAGTTGGTGGGGGAAATTTTAGCCGCCTATGGGGTGGGAATGTTCGTTTATCTGGGGCGGGATGTGCTGGTGCGGGTGTTTTATGCCCTGGGGGACGGGGATACGCCGTTTCGGTTGAGTGTGCTGGGGATTGGCTTGAATGCGGGGCTGAATTGGTTATTGGTACGGGAAATGGGGGCACCGGGGTTGGCGCTGGCGACGGCGGGGGTAAATCTGGTCACGTTTATCGGTTTGTTGATCTTATTGCATTACAAATTACAGGGGTTGCCCTGGCGCAGTTGGTTGGGGGTGTTGGTACAAATTATGCTGGCTAGTGGGTTGGCAGGGGCGGTCGCCTGGGGCTTGTGGCACTGGGGGGAGGCGGTTTTGGGAACGTTTCTGGGGTTAGTGGTGGCGGGCAGTGCGGGTTTATTGGTGTTTGCGGGGGCAATTCTGATGTGTCAAATTCCCGAAACCGTTTTATTAACCGATAAAATCCTGTCCCGTTGGCCCGGGCGGCGCTGA
- a CDS encoding NAD(P)H-quinone oxidoreductase subunit M, whose translation MLLKSTTRHIRIFAATVQDGALVPSDTELTVDVDPDNEFNWTEAALARVHEKFAELVKAYQGADLTDYTLRRIGSDLEHLIRGMLQKGEISYNLNSRVLNYSMGRPRLDMAQGN comes from the coding sequence ATGTTGCTCAAAAGTACCACCCGTCACATTCGGATTTTTGCCGCTACGGTGCAAGACGGTGCCCTCGTCCCCAGTGACACGGAACTGACTGTGGATGTGGACCCGGACAACGAATTCAACTGGACGGAAGCGGCTTTGGCACGGGTGCATGAGAAATTCGCCGAATTGGTCAAAGCCTACCAGGGAGCAGATTTGACGGATTATACCCTGCGCCGGATTGGTTCTGACCTGGAACACCTGATCCGGGGGATGTTGCAAAAAGGGGAAATTTCTTACAACCTCAATAGCCGGGTGTTGAATTACAGCATGGGGCGACCCCGGTTGGACATGGCTCAGGGGAATTAG
- a CDS encoding DUF2281 domain-containing protein, whose product MLPETLLTQLQSLPPKQIQVVIDFVEFLHQKYGISTNQEKLPRTLGLYQGMGWISEDFDAPLPDEFWLGGA is encoded by the coding sequence ATGCTACCCGAAACCCTCTTGACCCAACTCCAATCCCTGCCTCCAAAACAAATACAGGTAGTGATTGACTTTGTGGAATTTTTGCATCAAAAATATGGCATATCCACAAATCAAGAGAAATTACCACGAACCCTGGGATTATATCAAGGTATGGGTTGGATCAGCGAAGACTTTGATGCGCCACTTCCCGACGAATTCTGGCTAGGAGGGGCATGA
- a CDS encoding type II toxin-antitoxin system VapC family toxin codes for MKLLLDTHVLIWSVLEPDRLSQRVIDLFIDRNNEIFFSLVSIWEMQIKIQLGKLNFTVPLSEIITSQQHANDLQLLAITTTHIYALAHLPNHHRDPFDRLLVAQAMTEQMPLLSADARFNGYPVTRWW; via the coding sequence ATGAAACTATTGCTTGATACCCATGTTTTGATCTGGAGTGTCCTTGAACCCGACCGATTATCTCAGCGAGTGATTGACTTATTTATAGATAGAAATAATGAAATATTTTTCAGCCTGGTGAGTATCTGGGAAATGCAAATTAAAATTCAGCTTGGCAAGTTGAACTTTACCGTGCCACTCTCGGAAATTATTACCAGTCAGCAACACGCTAATGATTTGCAACTGTTAGCCATTACTACCACGCATATCTACGCCTTGGCACATTTACCTAACCACCATCGTGACCCCTTCGACCGCCTGCTGGTTGCTCAAGCCATGACGGAACAAATGCCCTTGCTGAGTGCGGATGCTCGGTTCAATGGCTATCCTGTGACCCGGTGGTGGTAG
- the mutL gene encoding DNA mismatch repair endonuclease MutL has product MTLHRLAPELIERMAAGEVIDSLGAVVRELVENALDAQATHLHLRVEPDGVRLADNGVGMTPEMLTLAATAHTTSKIQHPQDLHHIQTLGFRGQALYSLAQLADLTIASRCPSAPQGWQVRYDAQGQAHPPQPVPLAPGTVVTVQRLFANWPHRQAGLPSWPQQLRQIQLWIQQMALCHPQVTWQVEFPGKTWHLWPGTLRERLTQILPQVADSQWQIGQEEHLTLAFALPDQHHRPRPDRIWLAVNGRCVEWPEVHTAILQHFQRLLPRGRFPLFFAHFHLPPSVVDWHRHPAKTQLYIKNLEHWQAKLLHLCEQSMSIAPPSKTDYPRVQKLMQVAETTARYHARPTLKALAQIHRTYILAEHPAGLWLVEQHIAHERVLYEQLQSQWQGITLDSPVILPPLSPQQVERLTQYGLPPEPFGPQQWAVRQIPQVLRERPAEWADALVELSHCTDREQATVNLACRSAIRNGTDLTLPQMQTLLAQWQATQAPRTCPHGRPICLTLAETQLARFFRRHWVIGKSYGI; this is encoded by the coding sequence ATGACCCTCCACCGCCTCGCCCCGGAACTCATTGAACGGATGGCCGCTGGGGAAGTGATTGATTCCCTGGGGGCTGTGGTGCGGGAACTGGTGGAAAATGCCCTGGATGCCCAGGCCACCCACCTGCACCTGCGGGTGGAACCGGATGGGGTACGGCTGGCGGACAATGGGGTGGGAATGACCCCGGAAATGCTTACCCTGGCGGCCACCGCCCACACCACCAGCAAAATTCAGCATCCCCAGGACTTGCATCACATCCAGACCCTCGGGTTTCGGGGGCAAGCCCTCTACAGTCTGGCGCAATTGGCGGATTTGACCATTGCCAGCCGGTGTCCTTCTGCGCCCCAGGGTTGGCAGGTACGGTATGATGCCCAGGGGCAGGCGCACCCCCCCCAACCCGTTCCCCTCGCTCCCGGTACGGTAGTGACGGTACAGCGGCTGTTTGCGAATTGGCCGCACCGCCAGGCGGGTTTACCCAGTTGGCCCCAACAACTGCGCCAGATTCAGCTGTGGATTCAGCAAATGGCCCTGTGTCATCCCCAGGTCACTTGGCAAGTGGAATTTCCCGGCAAAACCTGGCACCTCTGGCCGGGTACCCTGCGGGAGCGTTTGACCCAAATCCTGCCCCAGGTGGCGGACTCCCAGTGGCAAATCGGTCAGGAGGAACACCTCACCCTGGCGTTTGCCCTGCCGGATCAGCACCACCGCCCCCGCCCCGACCGGATTTGGCTGGCCGTCAATGGCCGCTGTGTGGAATGGCCCGAAGTGCATACCGCCATCCTCCAGCATTTTCAACGGCTCCTGCCCCGGGGACGCTTTCCCCTCTTCTTTGCCCATTTCCATCTGCCGCCCTCAGTCGTGGACTGGCACCGCCACCCCGCCAAAACCCAACTGTACATCAAAAATTTAGAACATTGGCAAGCGAAATTACTGCATTTGTGCGAGCAAAGTATGAGCATTGCCCCCCCCAGCAAAACCGATTACCCCCGGGTGCAAAAACTGATGCAGGTGGCAGAAACCACCGCCCGCTACCACGCCCGCCCTACCCTCAAAGCCTTAGCGCAAATCCATCGCACCTATATCCTGGCGGAACACCCGGCGGGGTTGTGGCTGGTGGAACAACACATCGCCCATGAGCGGGTTTTGTATGAACAATTACAGTCCCAATGGCAGGGGATCACCCTAGACAGCCCGGTGATTTTGCCCCCCCTCAGCCCACAGCAAGTGGAGCGTTTGACCCAGTACGGATTGCCCCCCGAACCCTTTGGCCCCCAGCAATGGGCGGTGCGCCAGATTCCCCAGGTGTTGCGGGAACGTCCGGCGGAATGGGCCGATGCCCTGGTGGAACTGAGTCACTGCACCGACCGGGAACAGGCCACCGTGAATTTAGCCTGCCGCAGTGCGATTCGCAACGGCACGGACTTAACCCTCCCCCAGATGCAAACCCTGCTGGCGCAATGGCAGGCCACCCAAGCCCCCCGCACCTGCCCCCACGGGCGACCCATTTGCCTCACCCTGGCGGAAACCCAACTGGCACGGTTTTTCCGGCGGCATTGGGTCATTGGCAAAAGCTACGGGATTTAG
- a CDS encoding STAS domain-containing protein, protein MELFILTPATEESYGQPPTTITLPITRLDSTQATRFRQQYEAVVQGQPCYLGIDLSRVEFLDSAGLGALVACHKHVRGLGGQMGLIAPRHMILQLLRMTSLDKVLMVYVDQEDFAKNVGRS, encoded by the coding sequence ATGGAACTTTTCATCCTGACCCCGGCAACGGAGGAAAGTTACGGACAACCACCGACGACCATTACTTTGCCCATCACCCGCCTAGACAGTACCCAGGCGACCCGTTTTCGGCAACAGTACGAGGCGGTGGTGCAGGGTCAGCCCTGCTATTTGGGGATTGACCTCTCCCGGGTAGAATTTTTGGATAGTGCGGGGTTGGGGGCGTTGGTGGCCTGCCATAAGCACGTGCGGGGGCTGGGGGGACAGATGGGGTTGATTGCGCCCCGCCATATGATCCTGCAACTGTTGCGGATGACTTCTTTGGACAAAGTACTGATGGTGTATGTGGATCAGGAGGATTTTGCTAAGAACGTGGGGCGTTCCTAA
- a CDS encoding DUF4258 domain-containing protein, translating into MPMDSERLIQEMRLIREKFARNAFEFSKHAVDQAILRYIQVEEIKEAIAQGRIIEDYPDDKYGSSCLICGLTLRGRPIHMQSSYSSRPLIKIITLYQPDPQRWNQDFTIRRIP; encoded by the coding sequence ATGCCTATGGATTCAGAAAGGTTGATCCAGGAAATGCGGCTGATTCGGGAAAAATTTGCCAGGAATGCATTTGAATTTTCTAAACACGCCGTTGATCAAGCTATCCTTCGTTACATCCAAGTTGAGGAGATTAAAGAAGCCATTGCCCAAGGTCGCATCATTGAAGATTACCCAGACGATAAATATGGTTCCAGTTGTCTGATTTGTGGTTTGACTTTACGGGGGAGACCTATTCATATGCAATCTAGCTATTCGAGCCGCCCATTGATTAAAATAATTACACTTTACCAACCCGATCCTCAGCGATGGAATCAAGACTTTACCATAAGGAGAATCCCATGA
- a CDS encoding NIL domain-containing protein: MKQRVTLTFPRQMVQIPITYRLAKDFNIAANIIRAQVAPNQVGKLVVELAGDMDQLAAALEWLADSGIEVAHSSREILIDTERCIDCGLCTGICPTQALTLDREFRLHFTRTRCIVCEQCIPTCPVVAITTNF, encoded by the coding sequence ATGAAACAACGGGTCACCCTCACCTTTCCCCGCCAGATGGTACAAATCCCCATCACCTACCGCCTGGCCAAGGACTTTAATATCGCCGCCAACATCATTCGGGCCCAGGTCGCCCCCAACCAAGTGGGGAAATTGGTGGTGGAATTAGCCGGGGACATGGATCAACTGGCGGCGGCGCTGGAATGGTTGGCCGATAGCGGCATCGAGGTCGCCCACAGTAGCCGGGAAATCCTGATTGATACGGAACGCTGTATCGACTGTGGCCTCTGCACCGGGATTTGCCCCACCCAAGCCCTCACCCTGGACCGGGAATTTCGGCTCCATTTCACCCGCACCCGCTGTATTGTCTGTGAGCAATGTATTCCCACCTGCCCAGTCGTTGCCATTACCACCAACTTCTAA
- a CDS encoding ribbon-helix-helix protein, CopG family — translation MPRTKPPSDRVLTIRLPNEELLKLESYCAAKGRTKTDVLRELIRKLRNN, via the coding sequence ATGCCTAGAACCAAACCCCCTTCGGATCGTGTACTGACCATTCGTTTACCCAACGAGGAGCTTCTCAAACTGGAAAGCTACTGCGCCGCCAAAGGTCGCACCAAGACCGATGTCCTGCGGGAACTGATTCGCAAACTCCGCAACAACTGA
- a CDS encoding carbon-nitrogen hydrolase family protein: protein MHSYLAAAVQMTSGSDVEKNLAQVTEWVDLACHRGATLVGLPENFAFMGDEREKVAQAAHIAQAAEQCLRTLAQRFQVTLLAGGMPVPVDGERVVNRALVISPDGHIQVRYDKVHLFDVNLPDGNTYQESRTVLAGLTLPPVYSQPELGQIGLSICYDVRFPELYRHLAKIGAEILFIPAAFTAYTGKDHWQVLLQARAIENTCYVLAPAQVGWHYPRRQTHGHAMIIDPWGVVLADAGDQPGLAIAEINPERLAQVRRQMPSLQHRVF, encoded by the coding sequence ATCCATTCCTACTTGGCGGCGGCGGTTCAGATGACCAGCGGTTCAGATGTGGAAAAAAATCTGGCCCAGGTGACTGAGTGGGTGGATTTGGCTTGCCACCGGGGCGCTACCCTGGTCGGTTTGCCGGAAAATTTCGCCTTCATGGGGGACGAACGGGAAAAGGTTGCCCAGGCGGCCCACATTGCCCAGGCGGCGGAGCAATGCCTGCGTACCCTCGCCCAACGGTTTCAAGTCACCCTACTGGCGGGGGGAATGCCCGTGCCGGTGGATGGGGAGCGGGTGGTGAACCGGGCGCTGGTGATTAGCCCTGATGGGCACATCCAAGTCCGTTATGACAAAGTCCATCTATTTGATGTCAATCTCCCGGACGGCAACACCTACCAGGAATCCCGCACGGTGCTGGCGGGGCTGACCCTACCGCCGGTCTATTCCCAGCCGGAATTGGGGCAGATTGGCTTGTCCATCTGCTACGACGTGCGTTTTCCCGAACTGTATCGCCATCTGGCCAAAATCGGGGCGGAAATTCTCTTTATCCCGGCGGCGTTTACGGCCTACACGGGCAAGGATCACTGGCAAGTCCTCCTGCAAGCCCGGGCGATTGAAAATACCTGTTATGTCTTGGCACCGGCGCAGGTGGGGTGGCACTATCCCCGGCGGCAAACCCACGGCCACGCCATGATTATTGACCCCTGGGGGGTGGTGCTGGCGGATGCGGGGGATCAACCAGGGCTGGCAATTGCGGAAATCAACCCGGAACGGTTGGCGCAAGTCCGGCGGCAAATGCCCAGTCTCCAGCATCGGGTTTTTTAG
- a CDS encoding LdpA C-terminal domain-containing domain, whose protein sequence is MDSGHLRALKAGSWSKLICGASYQDTASIEPLSWVFTLAGVNCIDVCADPAVVAAAGRGIQRAGTPPPLLMVSLNDDTDPHFRKAHFDPQVCPPDCPRPCERVCPVAAISTAGVDAARCYGCGRCLEICPYQYITARTYVHRPAAVIELLHHQPIAALEIHTQTGHETSFAHLWRELQPWVHRLQVLAISCPDHPQVIPYLWNLYKIITPLPCALIWQADGRPMSGDIGAGTTWATIRLAQKILDQGPPGFVQLAGGTNQATWPLVQKLNLPVHGVAYGSYARKLLQPYLQNLDNADVLAAAVRTAQELIAPKKPDAGDWAFAAGLAPTVPG, encoded by the coding sequence GTGGATTCAGGCCATCTAAGGGCACTGAAAGCAGGTTCCTGGTCGAAACTCATCTGCGGTGCCAGCTATCAGGACACAGCCAGCATCGAACCCCTGAGTTGGGTCTTTACCCTGGCGGGGGTGAACTGCATTGATGTGTGTGCGGACCCGGCGGTGGTGGCGGCGGCTGGGCGAGGCATTCAACGGGCAGGAACCCCACCCCCCTTGTTGATGGTGAGTTTGAACGACGATACGGACCCCCACTTCCGCAAGGCCCATTTTGACCCGCAGGTGTGCCCCCCGGATTGCCCCCGCCCCTGTGAACGGGTATGCCCGGTAGCGGCGATTAGCACCGCTGGGGTGGATGCGGCCCGTTGCTATGGCTGTGGGCGTTGTTTGGAAATTTGCCCCTACCAGTACATCACCGCCCGCACCTACGTCCACCGTCCCGCCGCCGTGATTGAATTACTGCACCACCAACCGATTGCCGCCCTGGAAATCCACACCCAAACCGGGCATGAAACCAGTTTTGCCCACCTGTGGCGGGAACTTCAGCCCTGGGTGCACCGGTTACAGGTTTTAGCAATTAGTTGTCCCGACCATCCACAGGTGATTCCGTACTTATGGAATTTGTATAAAATTATTACACCTTTGCCCTGTGCATTGATCTGGCAAGCGGATGGCCGTCCCATGAGTGGGGATATTGGGGCAGGCACCACCTGGGCAACCATACGGCTGGCGCAAAAAATTCTGGATCAGGGGCCGCCGGGGTTTGTCCAATTGGCGGGGGGCACCAATCAGGCAACTTGGCCTTTAGTACAAAAATTAAACCTGCCTGTGCATGGGGTGGCCTACGGCAGTTACGCCCGGAAATTACTGCAACCGTATTTACAAAATTTAGACAACGCAGACGTTTTAGCCGCCGCTGTGCGGACTGCTCAGGAACTGATTGCCCCTAAAAAACCCGATGCTGGAGACTGGGCATTTGCCGCCGGACTTGCGCCAACCGTTCCGGGTTGA
- a CDS encoding YciI family protein, translated as MAKFIVTGHYCDEVATKRAPYREAHLAGLAQQKAQGVLVTIGPTQDLRRFFGIYEAADATQVQTLIEQDPYWQNGIWTDYEVIPWIQAI; from the coding sequence ATGGCCAAGTTTATCGTGACCGGCCACTATTGCGACGAAGTGGCAACCAAACGGGCACCATATCGGGAGGCGCACTTGGCGGGTTTGGCGCAACAAAAAGCCCAGGGGGTGCTGGTCACCATTGGCCCCACCCAAGATTTGCGGCGGTTTTTTGGCATTTATGAGGCGGCGGATGCGACCCAGGTGCAAACCTTGATCGAACAGGACCCCTACTGGCAAAACGGGATTTGGACGGATTACGAGGTCATTCCGTGGATTCAGGCCATCTAA
- a CDS encoding dCTP deaminase translates to MILTDHELNQLCQANPPLVAPFDPSLINPASLDIRIGTSGLIEQEDGEQIPLDLSNYDINQPYILAPQTWLLVASLEVFHIPLFTAGEVRLKSSRAREGFDLALALWLDPGWQGSHLTMALRNTTRFRRLGIYPGLKIAQVILHRLSNVPQRHYGETGRYNFDRQAQGSKG, encoded by the coding sequence ATGATTCTTACCGACCACGAACTGAATCAACTCTGTCAAGCAAACCCACCCTTGGTTGCTCCTTTTGACCCCAGTTTGATTAATCCAGCTTCTTTAGATATTCGCATCGGTACGTCCGGTTTAATTGAGCAGGAGGACGGGGAACAAATACCACTGGATTTAAGTAATTATGATATTAACCAGCCCTACATTTTGGCACCCCAAACCTGGCTTTTGGTGGCTTCTTTGGAGGTGTTTCACATCCCCCTATTTACCGCTGGCGAGGTGCGGCTCAAGTCCTCCCGGGCGCGGGAAGGGTTTGATTTAGCCCTAGCATTATGGTTGGACCCAGGGTGGCAGGGTTCCCATCTGACGATGGCGCTACGGAATACGACCCGGTTCCGGCGGTTGGGGATTTATCCGGGGTTGAAAATTGCCCAGGTGATTTTGCACCGTTTGTCGAATGTGCCCCAACGTCATTACGGGGAGACGGGGCGGTATAATTTTGACCGACAGGCGCAGGGTTCCAAAGGGTAA